One window from the genome of Alphaproteobacteria bacterium encodes:
- a CDS encoding TldD/PmbA family protein codes for MNDSNDLDLLSDLINRARAAGADEADVILVRSTSQDATWRMGRNEGVERSEANDLGLRVLIGKRQAVVSTTDLRAGAIAEIVERALAMAKAVPEDPYCGLPDIERLAVEIPDLDLSDDSEPSSDDLLAWAEEAEDAARGTKGITNSEGAEASWSEGRVALAASNGFAGTYRGTRFGVSVSVVAGSGTGMERDYEFLSARHCSDLETPATVGGRAAERAVRRLNPRKQKSAQVPVVFDPRVSGGFLRLLAAVVSGNAITRSTSFLQEKLGEAVFAPGISIIDDPLRPRGLSSRPFDGEGVAGQRRALIDDGRLTTWLLDSRSARQLGLQTTGHAARGPSGPPAPSPSNLSMSPGSVTPEALIGEIDSGLYVTEMMGMSFQTTTGDYSRGAAGFWIENGELAYPVSELTVAGNLLNLFPRLTPADDLVFRYGMDAPTLRIDGMTMAGL; via the coding sequence ATGAACGACAGCAACGACCTCGATCTTCTCTCCGATCTCATCAACCGCGCCAGAGCAGCCGGTGCGGATGAGGCGGATGTCATACTCGTGCGCTCCACTTCTCAGGATGCGACCTGGCGCATGGGCCGCAACGAGGGCGTGGAGCGCTCGGAGGCGAACGACCTCGGCCTACGCGTGCTGATTGGCAAGCGCCAGGCGGTAGTCTCAACCACCGATCTCAGGGCCGGCGCCATCGCGGAGATCGTCGAGCGCGCGCTGGCGATGGCCAAGGCGGTGCCCGAGGATCCCTACTGCGGACTGCCGGACATCGAGCGCCTGGCGGTCGAGATCCCCGATCTCGACCTCTCCGACGACAGCGAGCCATCATCCGACGACTTGCTGGCCTGGGCCGAGGAGGCCGAGGATGCGGCGCGTGGTACCAAAGGCATCACCAACTCCGAGGGTGCAGAGGCAAGCTGGAGCGAAGGTCGCGTAGCGCTCGCCGCTTCAAACGGCTTCGCCGGCACCTATCGCGGCACGCGATTCGGCGTTTCGGTCTCGGTGGTCGCCGGCAGCGGCACCGGCATGGAGCGCGATTACGAGTTTCTCTCGGCCCGTCATTGCAGTGACCTCGAGACCCCGGCAACGGTCGGTGGACGGGCTGCGGAGCGCGCGGTCAGACGGCTCAATCCACGTAAGCAGAAAAGCGCACAGGTGCCGGTAGTCTTCGACCCGCGCGTCTCTGGCGGCTTCCTGCGCTTGCTAGCAGCGGTGGTTTCGGGTAACGCCATTACCCGTAGCACCAGCTTCCTGCAGGAGAAGCTCGGTGAAGCCGTCTTCGCGCCCGGTATCAGCATCATCGACGATCCTCTGCGTCCGCGTGGGCTATCCTCGCGGCCCTTCGATGGCGAGGGCGTTGCCGGTCAGCGCCGCGCACTGATCGACGACGGCCGGCTCACCACGTGGCTGCTGGATTCGCGCTCCGCTCGTCAGCTCGGCCTGCAAACCACTGGCCATGCCGCACGCGGGCCATCCGGACCGCCGGCGCCATCGCCGAGCAATCTGTCAATGTCGCCCGGAAGCGTCACGCCAGAAGCATTGATCGGCGAGATCGACAGCGGGCTGTATGTCACCGAGATGATGGGTATGAGCTTTCAGACCACAACCGGCGACTATAGCCGTGGAGCGGCAGGCTTCTGGATCGAGAACGGCGAGCTTGCCTACCCGGTGAGTGAACTCACGGTGGCCGGCAACTTGCTCAATCTGTTTCCGCGCCTGACGCCAGCCGATGATTTAGTTTTCCGTTACGGCATGGATGCGCCGACCTTGCGCATCGACGGCATGACCATGGCGGGCCTGTGA
- a CDS encoding 3'(2'),5'-bisphosphate nucleotidase CysQ has translation MSHALTDDHVLLCQAVRAAGPVAMHHFETGFEVREKAPGDPVTDADMAVDASLRAALCGPRPDYGWLSEESAEHSTRQSAPRTWVIDPIDGTKGFIGGNHEWVISVALVEAGSPVAAAILNPVTDDFYDAVRGSGCRRNRETVHCTTVTNLADATLGSSRNEQRRALWSNQVGEAAIQVVDAIAYKLALVAAGTLDGTVAKRPKSDWDIAAGHLLITEAGGVISDADGNAMVYNRDEVRHPNLVAGGAALYPALRAALGKR, from the coding sequence GTGAGCCACGCCCTCACCGACGACCACGTCCTGCTTTGCCAGGCGGTGCGCGCCGCCGGACCGGTTGCCATGCACCATTTCGAAACCGGCTTCGAGGTACGCGAGAAGGCTCCGGGCGATCCTGTTACCGACGCCGACATGGCGGTCGATGCGAGCCTGCGCGCCGCACTTTGCGGGCCGCGACCCGACTACGGCTGGTTATCGGAAGAAAGTGCCGAGCACTCCACACGCCAGTCAGCGCCCCGCACATGGGTGATCGACCCCATCGACGGCACCAAAGGCTTCATCGGTGGCAACCATGAATGGGTCATCTCGGTCGCCTTGGTCGAGGCCGGCTCGCCAGTGGCCGCAGCCATCCTCAACCCCGTGACAGACGATTTCTATGACGCCGTGCGCGGCAGCGGCTGTCGGCGCAATCGCGAAACCGTACACTGCACGACAGTGACGAACCTCGCCGACGCCACCCTCGGCTCGAGCCGCAACGAGCAACGACGCGCGTTGTGGTCGAACCAAGTCGGCGAGGCGGCAATCCAGGTCGTCGATGCCATTGCCTACAAGCTCGCTCTGGTCGCCGCCGGCACGCTCGACGGCACTGTCGCGAAACGCCCCAAGAGCGACTGGGACATTGCCGCTGGGCACCTCTTGATCACGGAAGCCGGCGGTGTCATAAGCGACGCTGACGGCAACGCGATGGTCTACAATCGCGACGAGGTGCGTCATCCCAATCTAGTGGCCGGCGGGGCAGCGCTATACCCAGCGCTGCGGGCCGCGCTCGGTAAGCGATGA
- the msbA gene encoding lipid A export permease/ATP-binding protein MsbA, translated as MTEPDDAVASAPTGPLVRRLAGGYLLPYRARLGTAIACMIVAAAAQPALAWLMEPVVGGIFVDRDETMLVLVPLAVMAVMTVGGLANFGQAVLMNWVGLRIVADLQRQVFTHVIRLDLAFFHRTPTGRLIANLTNDANLVRQATSQTLTGLVKEALSVIGLVALMFYQDWRLALIVFFVFPVAYWPIAKLGRRMRRVAVNTQAEIGEFSSLLSETFQGARHVKAYSMEAYESERASGIIEHIFKLYMKATRTRALASPIMEVLGGIAIALVIFYGGGQVVTGAQEPGAFFAFVTALLLAYRPLKSIANLNTVMQEGLGAAQRVFAVLDKRADIAEAADAVPLKVSDGAVHFDGVRFTYGENKTVLDDIELTVPGGQTIALVGPSGAGKSTLLNLVARFFDVDGGTVTIDGQDVRGVTFASLRGAIALVSQEITLFNDTIRANIAYGANGVAADAAIEEAARAAAAHNFISALPAGYDTVVGEHGVKLSGGQRQRIAIARAMLKNAPILLLDEATASLDVESERQVQDALERLQQGRTTVVVAHRLSTIRDADLICVIDAGRLVEQGRHDALYAQGGLYARLYDMQGHDEAGSGG; from the coding sequence ATGACCGAACCTGACGACGCTGTCGCGTCCGCACCTACGGGGCCGCTGGTGCGGCGTCTCGCGGGCGGGTATCTGCTGCCCTACCGTGCGCGCCTCGGCACGGCCATCGCCTGCATGATCGTCGCCGCCGCAGCCCAGCCAGCGCTGGCCTGGTTAATGGAGCCCGTGGTCGGCGGTATCTTCGTCGACCGCGACGAAACCATGCTGGTGCTGGTGCCACTCGCGGTAATGGCCGTAATGACCGTCGGCGGGCTGGCCAATTTTGGACAGGCCGTCTTGATGAACTGGGTCGGCTTGCGCATCGTCGCGGACTTGCAGCGCCAGGTCTTCACTCATGTCATCCGCTTGGACCTCGCCTTCTTCCACCGCACGCCGACCGGGCGACTGATTGCCAACCTCACCAACGACGCCAATTTGGTGCGCCAAGCGACCTCGCAGACGCTTACTGGCCTGGTCAAGGAGGCGCTCAGCGTCATCGGCCTCGTCGCCTTGATGTTCTATCAAGACTGGCGGCTGGCGCTGATCGTCTTCTTCGTCTTTCCTGTCGCCTACTGGCCCATCGCCAAGCTCGGCCGGCGCATGCGCCGCGTCGCGGTCAATACCCAGGCCGAGATTGGCGAGTTCTCCTCTCTGCTCAGCGAAACCTTCCAAGGCGCACGCCATGTCAAGGCCTATAGCATGGAGGCCTATGAGAGCGAGCGGGCAAGCGGCATCATCGAGCACATCTTCAAGCTTTACATGAAGGCCACGCGCACCCGCGCCCTGGCCTCGCCGATCATGGAGGTGCTCGGTGGCATCGCCATCGCGCTCGTAATCTTCTACGGTGGTGGTCAAGTGGTGACCGGCGCCCAGGAGCCAGGAGCCTTCTTCGCTTTCGTTACAGCTTTGTTGCTCGCCTACCGGCCACTCAAGAGTATCGCCAATCTTAACACCGTGATGCAGGAAGGGCTCGGCGCAGCGCAACGCGTCTTCGCCGTGCTCGACAAGCGCGCCGATATCGCCGAGGCAGCGGATGCGGTGCCGCTTAAGGTGAGCGACGGCGCCGTGCACTTCGACGGCGTGCGCTTTACCTACGGCGAAAACAAAACGGTGCTCGATGACATCGAGCTTACAGTACCTGGCGGGCAGACCATAGCGCTGGTCGGGCCCTCAGGCGCCGGTAAGTCGACTTTGCTCAACCTCGTCGCGCGCTTCTTCGATGTCGACGGCGGCACCGTGACTATCGACGGCCAGGACGTGCGAGGCGTGACGTTCGCCAGCCTACGAGGGGCTATCGCCCTAGTCAGCCAGGAGATCACGCTGTTCAACGACACAATTCGCGCCAACATCGCCTACGGCGCCAACGGCGTGGCCGCCGACGCGGCGATCGAAGAGGCTGCGCGCGCCGCCGCCGCGCACAACTTCATCAGCGCCTTGCCCGCTGGCTACGACACCGTGGTCGGCGAACACGGCGTCAAGCTTTCCGGTGGCCAGCGCCAGCGCATCGCCATCGCCCGCGCCATGCTCAAGAACGCGCCGATCCTGCTGCTCGACGAAGCCACGGCCTCGCTTGATGTGGAGTCCGAACGCCAGGTGCAGGACGCGCTGGAGCGTCTGCAACAGGGCCGCACCACCGTCGTCGTCGCCCACCGCCTCTCCACCATCCGCGACGCCGACCTCATCTGCGTCATCGACGCCGGCCGATTGGTGGAACAAGGCCGCCACGACGCGCTGTATGCGCAGGGTGGACTCTATGCGCGGCTCTATGACATGCAGGGGCACGACGAGGCAGGGAGCGGGGGGTAA
- the htpG gene encoding molecular chaperone HtpG has product MSNTDVNGAETHSFQAEVSQLLSLMMHSLYSHKEIFLRELISNASDACDRLRYAAITAPELLGEDALAITVSADRKKRTITVSDNGIGMSHDELIANLGTIARSGTAAFVEQMTGEGAKDTSLIGQFGVGFYSSFMVADRVTVTSRAAGSNKTWRWISDGSDAFTLEAVPEQARGTTVKLHLRRGENEFLESDRLRSIVTTYSDHIAIPICFTKDDGEAETVNTASALWMRPKKEISQEQYTEFYHHVAHAFDEPWLTLHNRAEGRLEYTNLLFVPKTPPFNLFDPERKHGVKLYVKRVFITDECEGLVPAWLRFLRGIVDSEDLPLNVSREMLQHSPVLARIGKALTKRVLTTLEKKAEKEPEAYAEFWEAFGAVLKEGLYEGGDWRDTLLSLFRAPGARSQGLVGFADYVACMKDGQDAIYYITGEDLEGLRHSPQLEGFVARGLDVLLLSDPIDEFWVTAVPDYKGKPFKSITRGDIDLSTVKGDDGDVKAEEKPPLAEGMSELVVALREALGEAVKDVRTSERLTDSAVCLIADEGALDMRLERLLREHKQLGQAAQKILEINPQNPLITSLAARAKASPTDPALADAAQLLLDQARIIEGEPLPDPAAFAKRMTDAMARGLA; this is encoded by the coding sequence ATGAGCAACACAGACGTAAACGGCGCAGAAACCCACAGTTTTCAGGCCGAGGTGAGCCAGCTGCTCAGCCTCATGATGCATTCGCTGTACTCCCACAAGGAGATTTTTCTGCGCGAGTTGATCTCTAACGCGTCTGACGCCTGTGACCGCTTGCGCTATGCCGCAATCACGGCACCAGAACTGCTGGGCGAGGACGCCCTCGCGATCACTGTCTCTGCCGACCGCAAAAAGCGCACTATCACGGTTAGCGATAATGGCATCGGCATGAGCCATGACGAGTTGATCGCTAATCTCGGGACGATCGCGCGCTCTGGCACCGCCGCCTTCGTCGAGCAGATGACCGGCGAGGGCGCCAAGGATACGAGCCTGATCGGCCAGTTCGGCGTCGGCTTCTACAGCAGCTTCATGGTCGCCGATCGGGTGACGGTGACGAGCCGCGCCGCCGGCAGCAACAAGACCTGGCGCTGGATCTCGGACGGCAGTGATGCCTTTACGCTAGAAGCCGTTCCGGAGCAGGCGCGCGGCACCACCGTGAAGCTGCATCTGCGCCGCGGCGAAAACGAGTTTCTCGAGTCCGACCGCCTGCGCAGCATCGTCACCACTTATTCCGACCACATCGCTATTCCCATCTGCTTTACCAAGGACGATGGCGAGGCAGAGACGGTCAATACCGCCTCCGCGCTCTGGATGCGGCCCAAGAAAGAGATCTCGCAAGAGCAGTACACCGAGTTCTATCACCACGTGGCGCATGCCTTCGACGAACCCTGGCTAACCCTGCATAACCGCGCCGAGGGCAGACTGGAATACACCAACCTGCTGTTCGTGCCGAAGACACCGCCGTTCAATCTATTCGATCCTGAGCGCAAGCATGGCGTCAAGCTCTACGTCAAACGGGTCTTCATCACCGACGAATGCGAGGGTCTGGTGCCAGCTTGGCTGCGTTTCCTGCGTGGCATCGTGGACAGCGAGGACCTGCCACTCAATGTCAGCCGCGAGATGCTGCAACACAGCCCCGTGCTGGCGCGCATCGGTAAAGCGCTTACCAAGCGCGTGCTGACCACCCTGGAAAAGAAGGCAGAGAAGGAGCCCGAGGCCTATGCCGAGTTCTGGGAGGCCTTCGGCGCCGTGCTCAAGGAAGGCCTGTACGAAGGCGGCGATTGGCGCGATACGCTGCTCAGCTTATTTAGGGCGCCCGGCGCCCGTAGCCAAGGCCTGGTCGGGTTCGCCGATTATGTCGCGTGCATGAAAGACGGCCAGGACGCCATCTATTACATCACAGGCGAGGACCTGGAGGGCTTACGCCACAGTCCGCAACTCGAAGGTTTCGTCGCGCGCGGGCTCGACGTGCTCCTGCTGAGCGATCCCATTGACGAGTTCTGGGTCACCGCCGTACCTGACTACAAGGGCAAGCCCTTTAAGTCGATTACCCGCGGCGACATCGACCTGTCTACCGTCAAGGGCGATGACGGCGATGTCAAGGCAGAGGAGAAGCCGCCGCTCGCAGAAGGCATGAGCGAACTCGTCGTGGCGCTGCGCGAAGCGCTTGGCGAGGCCGTAAAAGATGTGCGCACCTCCGAGCGACTAACCGACAGCGCGGTCTGTCTGATCGCCGACGAAGGCGCGCTGGACATGCGCTTGGAGCGCCTGCTACGCGAGCACAAGCAGCTCGGCCAGGCGGCCCAGAAAATTCTGGAGATCAACCCGCAGAACCCGCTCATTACATCGCTCGCAGCGCGTGCCAAGGCCTCACCAACAGACCCAGCGCTAGCCGACGCTGCTCAACTCCTGCTTGACCAGGCCCGCATCATCGAAGGTGAACCGCTCCCGGACCCCGCCGCCTTCGCCAAGCGCATGACCGACGCCATGGCGCGTGGACTGGCATAA
- a CDS encoding PAS-domain containing protein has translation MSQPAIAICDGTAGDFVRLWTSPAFGEMGVDVTQEMLAGAISGNVVTSFDVEGAHVEALPLPAGIAAVWLLRLSTEDEAPLDEAVVHDLDTVIVIYTADDLLLWYNKAYERVLGPNAHLLKTGTPFAEIMAAAYRAGHVATGGEDIDTLIARRLARHQACETFEEALADGRRLKTEEIATASGILGVRNEI, from the coding sequence TTGAGCCAGCCGGCAATCGCTATTTGCGATGGCACGGCGGGCGACTTCGTCCGACTCTGGACCAGTCCGGCCTTTGGCGAGATGGGCGTTGACGTGACGCAGGAGATGCTAGCCGGGGCGATATCCGGCAATGTTGTGACATCGTTCGATGTCGAAGGCGCGCACGTTGAGGCTCTACCCTTGCCGGCGGGGATCGCTGCGGTCTGGCTGCTGCGCCTGTCGACCGAAGACGAGGCGCCACTCGACGAAGCCGTCGTGCACGACCTCGACACCGTCATCGTGATCTATACGGCTGACGACCTACTGCTCTGGTACAACAAGGCCTATGAGCGCGTGCTCGGACCCAATGCGCATCTGCTGAAGACGGGTACGCCTTTTGCCGAGATCATGGCTGCTGCCTACCGCGCCGGTCACGTTGCCACGGGCGGCGAGGACATCGATACTCTGATTGCCCGCCGCCTCGCCCGCCATCAGGCCTGCGAGACCTTCGAAGAAGCGCTGGCGGATGGGCGTCGTCTCAAGACCGAAGAGATTGCAACCGCCAGCGGTATTCTTGGCGTGCGCAACGAGATTTAA
- a CDS encoding SDR family oxidoreductase: protein MNLGLAGKRALVTGGTRGIGQAIARGLAGEGCDVAICARNADAVAVEVKALAGISSGQASGSALDVRERDAVVGWADDSATAFGGIDILVANVSGFGLTQDEAGWRQAFEGDILGTLNAVDATRAHLEAAGAGAIVAISSIAALEFFGGARPYNAIKAALITYVSNLANELAPKGVRANSVSPGTIFFEGGVWDDRRLNQPEIYQGALARNPMGRMGTPEEVAAAAVFLASPAAAFITGSNVIVDGGLTQRVQF, encoded by the coding sequence ATGAATCTTGGTCTGGCAGGAAAACGAGCATTGGTCACTGGAGGCACGCGTGGCATCGGACAGGCGATCGCGCGTGGGCTCGCTGGTGAGGGCTGCGACGTGGCTATCTGTGCTCGCAATGCGGACGCAGTGGCGGTGGAAGTGAAAGCCTTGGCGGGCATCAGTTCGGGCCAGGCTAGCGGTAGTGCCCTCGACGTGCGCGAGCGAGATGCTGTCGTGGGCTGGGCTGATGACAGTGCCACAGCTTTCGGTGGTATCGATATTCTCGTGGCCAATGTCAGCGGCTTCGGACTGACCCAGGATGAGGCCGGCTGGCGGCAGGCCTTCGAGGGCGATATTCTCGGCACGCTCAATGCCGTAGACGCCACGCGCGCGCATCTTGAGGCCGCAGGCGCGGGAGCTATCGTCGCCATCTCGAGTATCGCCGCGCTCGAGTTCTTCGGTGGCGCGCGCCCTTACAACGCCATTAAAGCGGCGCTGATCACCTATGTCTCGAATCTCGCCAATGAGTTGGCACCGAAAGGCGTGCGCGCCAACTCAGTCTCGCCTGGCACCATCTTCTTCGAGGGCGGGGTCTGGGACGACCGCCGCCTTAACCAGCCCGAGATTTATCAGGGTGCACTGGCACGTAATCCCATGGGCCGTATGGGCACGCCCGAGGAAGTCGCCGCCGCTGCGGTCTTCCTGGCGAGCCCGGCCGCCGCCTTCATTACCGGCAGCAATGTCATCGTTGATGGCGGGTTGACCCAGCGTGTACAGTTTTGA
- a CDS encoding crotonase/enoyl-CoA hydratase family protein, whose amino-acid sequence MPYETLTLTVKDHVAHIRLNRPEALNTMILPFWRDMVAVFDAVDSDAAVRAAIISSTGRHFTAGLELSVMESFADCEGDAGRRGERLRRSVLDMQKSFSVIDRCRIPVIAAVQGACIGGGVDLISACDIRLCSADAYFRIQEINIGMAADVGTLQRLPHLMPAGLVRELAYTGRPLSAEEAHAVGLVNSVHDDAEVLLAAAMEMGADIAAKSPLAITGTKQMLNYARDHSIDDGLNHIATWQAAMIQTEDVARQIKANAAKTQAEFDDFLETRKPATKGT is encoded by the coding sequence ATGCCCTATGAGACCTTGACCCTTACGGTCAAAGATCACGTCGCGCATATCCGACTCAACCGGCCGGAGGCGCTCAACACCATGATTCTGCCGTTCTGGCGTGACATGGTTGCGGTGTTCGACGCCGTCGACAGCGATGCGGCGGTGCGCGCCGCTATCATCTCCTCGACCGGCCGCCACTTCACTGCCGGCCTCGAACTCAGTGTCATGGAATCCTTCGCTGACTGCGAAGGCGATGCCGGTCGGCGCGGCGAGCGGCTGCGGCGCAGCGTGCTCGACATGCAGAAGAGCTTTTCCGTGATCGACCGTTGCCGCATTCCGGTCATCGCTGCCGTACAGGGCGCCTGCATCGGCGGCGGCGTAGATCTCATCTCGGCCTGCGATATTCGGCTGTGCTCGGCGGATGCCTATTTCCGCATCCAGGAGATCAATATCGGGATGGCTGCGGATGTAGGCACTCTGCAGCGTCTGCCCCATCTGATGCCCGCCGGCTTGGTGCGCGAGTTGGCCTATACGGGCCGGCCACTGTCGGCCGAGGAGGCGCACGCGGTGGGCCTGGTGAATTCGGTTCACGACGATGCCGAGGTGCTACTCGCCGCGGCGATGGAGATGGGCGCAGATATCGCGGCCAAGTCGCCGTTGGCCATTACCGGGACCAAGCAAATGCTGAATTATGCCCGTGACCACAGCATCGATGACGGCCTAAACCACATCGCCACTTGGCAGGCGGCGATGATTCAGACTGAGGACGTGGCGCGGCAGATAAAAGCTAATGCGGCTAAGACGCAGGCCGAGTTCGACGATTTTCTCGAGACCAGAAAGCCGGCGACAAAGGGCACCTGA
- a CDS encoding transcriptional activator RfaH has protein sequence MSAGKRWYAVHTRLHAEARALENLKRQGFEAWLPLYRKQRRRARRSEQVLRPLFPRYLFVVLDLDGEQWRPVLSTYGVADLVGSGDGPLALADAVIDALRARADEDGHYTLARGLKSGDKVRIESGPMRALEGILEVEGDTDRVVVMLHLLGREVRVKLSSDEIDRA, from the coding sequence ATGAGCGCCGGAAAGCGCTGGTATGCCGTCCACACTAGGCTCCATGCGGAGGCGCGGGCGCTGGAGAACCTTAAGCGCCAGGGCTTCGAGGCCTGGCTGCCGCTCTACCGCAAGCAGCGTCGTCGTGCCCGACGTAGTGAACAGGTGCTGCGGCCTTTGTTTCCGCGCTATCTCTTTGTCGTCCTGGACCTCGATGGCGAGCAGTGGCGCCCCGTGCTCTCGACTTATGGCGTCGCCGATCTGGTAGGTAGCGGCGACGGCCCGTTGGCGCTAGCCGATGCGGTGATTGATGCGCTGCGCGCGCGCGCCGATGAGGATGGTCACTACACGCTTGCCCGTGGCCTGAAGTCGGGTGACAAGGTGCGCATCGAATCCGGGCCGATGCGCGCTCTCGAAGGCATTCTGGAGGTCGAGGGTGACACGGACCGCGTGGTTGTCATGCTGCATCTGCTCGGGCGCGAGGTGCGGGTGAAGCTGTCCTCCGACGAGATCGACCGTGCTTGA
- a CDS encoding YdcF family protein produces the protein MREVTETLLTLPMPILAMLLLGLVLWLHRGWSLVLIGGATLAFLGLSVPLVATWLETQLGEAAPSFDVATPGDAVAIVVPTAGIFADSQGGWWPSSASIRRAVAGQALAERTSLPLVLIGGSPLGEAETEAVSVARQLGMIGSDRPDDPTVLLESGARNSAETAAAARTIAERLGGTHIVLVTSPVHVARMAANLRHVGLTVSAHAPAPHASPRQPLGVLAPYLPSAAGLAGSRAALHEYLGILWYLINGHIVMADLEPGS, from the coding sequence ATGCGAGAGGTGACTGAGACCCTGCTCACCCTGCCTATGCCGATTCTGGCAATGCTGCTATTGGGCCTTGTTCTGTGGTTGCACCGCGGCTGGAGCCTGGTGCTGATTGGAGGTGCGACGCTCGCCTTTCTCGGCCTCAGCGTGCCACTAGTCGCGACTTGGCTCGAGACCCAGCTCGGCGAGGCGGCGCCGTCCTTTGATGTCGCAACGCCAGGCGATGCCGTGGCCATCGTGGTGCCGACGGCCGGTATTTTCGCCGATTCGCAAGGTGGCTGGTGGCCGTCGTCGGCCAGCATCCGCCGCGCAGTGGCCGGCCAGGCGCTGGCCGAGCGCACCAGCCTGCCCCTGGTGCTGATCGGCGGCAGCCCACTCGGCGAGGCGGAAACGGAGGCTGTCAGCGTCGCTCGCCAACTTGGCATGATCGGTTCCGACCGGCCTGATGACCCGACAGTTCTGCTCGAATCTGGCGCGCGCAATAGCGCCGAGACGGCAGCGGCAGCGCGTACCATCGCCGAGCGTCTCGGCGGCACGCACATCGTGCTCGTCACCTCGCCCGTTCATGTTGCGCGCATGGCGGCGAACCTGCGCCATGTGGGGCTCACGGTGAGTGCCCATGCGCCGGCCCCGCACGCATCACCTCGACAGCCACTCGGTGTGCTAGCGCCCTATCTGCCCAGTGCCGCAGGCCTGGCCGGTAGCCGTGCCGCCCTGCACGAATATCTTGGCATTCTTTGGTACCTGATCAACGGCCACATCGTCATGGCTGATTTGGAGCCTGGTTCATGA
- a CDS encoding glycosyltransferase codes for MTQPSENAEPSGKRASLSARKRKALALAEAVASERTGWIARNRYFYDDHYRYLRFLVPESSHVLDLSCGIGDCLAALAPERGVGFDLSPAMIEVARKENPQFEYHVGDIECTAAIADLEGPFDAIILSDTIGNLEDIEITIEALHALCAPDTRLILCYYSRAWQPLLRLTEKLGEKQQQLPQNWLSTEDISALLQLADFEVIKREWRQLLPKRWLGLGYLINRTFGTLPVLRRFSLRNYIVARPLPKRTMPAELPSATVLIPCRNERANIAAAIKRMPHFAPEQEILYVEGHSSDGTWEEIQRVIETYPDWTIRAVQQDGKGKGDAVRKGFDVAAGEVLMILDADLTVPPETLPKFYRALVAGKGEFVNGTRLVYPLEKEAMRRLNLIANRTFSLLFSWLLNQRLTDTLCGTKVLTKAHYRKIAAGRAYFGEFDPFGDFDLLFGAARLNLKLVEIPIRYQARTYGETQISRFADGWLLLRMVIFAWRKLKAL; via the coding sequence ATGACTCAGCCGAGTGAAAATGCCGAGCCCAGCGGCAAACGCGCGAGCCTTAGCGCGCGCAAGCGGAAGGCGCTCGCCCTGGCCGAGGCGGTGGCCAGCGAGCGCACCGGTTGGATAGCCCGCAATCGGTATTTCTACGACGACCACTACCGCTATCTGCGCTTCCTCGTGCCGGAAAGCTCGCACGTGCTCGACCTCAGCTGCGGTATTGGTGATTGCTTGGCGGCGCTGGCGCCGGAGCGCGGCGTCGGGTTCGACCTCAGCCCGGCCATGATCGAAGTAGCGCGCAAAGAGAACCCGCAGTTCGAGTATCATGTCGGCGACATCGAGTGCACTGCAGCCATCGCCGACCTCGAAGGCCCGTTCGACGCCATTATCTTGTCAGACACCATTGGCAACCTCGAAGACATTGAGATCACCATTGAGGCCCTGCACGCGTTATGTGCCCCCGACACACGACTGATTCTCTGCTATTACTCGCGCGCTTGGCAGCCGCTACTGCGTCTGACCGAAAAGCTTGGCGAAAAGCAACAACAATTACCGCAGAATTGGCTCAGCACCGAAGATATCAGCGCCCTGTTGCAGCTTGCTGATTTCGAGGTGATCAAGCGCGAATGGCGGCAATTGCTGCCCAAGCGCTGGCTCGGTTTGGGTTATCTGATCAACCGTACTTTCGGCACGCTGCCTGTGCTGCGGCGCTTCTCACTGCGAAACTATATCGTCGCCCGCCCGCTTCCCAAGCGCACCATGCCTGCAGAGCTGCCCTCGGCGACCGTGCTCATCCCCTGCCGTAACGAGCGCGCCAATATTGCCGCCGCCATCAAGCGCATGCCACACTTCGCGCCGGAGCAGGAGATCCTCTACGTCGAAGGGCACTCCAGTGACGGCACCTGGGAGGAGATCCAGCGTGTCATCGAGACTTATCCTGACTGGACCATCCGCGCTGTGCAGCAGGACGGTAAGGGCAAGGGCGATGCCGTGCGCAAGGGATTCGACGTGGCCGCGGGTGAGGTGCTAATGATCCTCGATGCTGACCTTACCGTACCACCCGAGACGCTACCCAAGTTTTACCGCGCGCTGGTCGCCGGCAAGGGCGAATTTGTTAACGGCACGCGGCTCGTCTATCCGCTCGAGAAAGAGGCCATGCGGCGGCTCAACTTGATCGCTAACCGCACCTTCTCGCTGCTCTTCTCATGGCTGCTCAACCAACGCCTGACCGACACCCTGTGCGGCACCAAGGTGTTGACCAAAGCCCATTATCGCAAGATCGCCGCCGGGCGCGCCTATTTTGGCGAGTTCGATCCGTTCGGTGATTTTGATCTCCTCTTTGGCGCCGCACGCCTGAACCTAAAGCTGGTAGAGATTCCCATCCGCTATCAGGCGCGAACCTATGGCGAGACCCAGATCTCGCGCTTCGCTGACGGCTGGCTGCTGCTGCGCATGGTCATCTTCGCCTGGCGCAAACTGAAAGCGCTTTGA